Proteins co-encoded in one Oreochromis aureus strain Israel breed Guangdong linkage group 3, ZZ_aureus, whole genome shotgun sequence genomic window:
- the LOC116332048 gene encoding type I phosphatidylinositol 4,5-bisphosphate 4-phosphatase-A-like isoform X1, translated as MADGERSPLLPDQHDGTNGFSPGASSHGYLPKPQSLAPFPSSVAPGEPPPPYSPQGSPDSSSAPVISCRVCQTSISVEGKTHQHVVKCNICNEATPIKNAPVGKKYVRCPCNCLLICKVTSQKIACPRPYCKRIINLGPVHIGGDSPEPRRQPVGIRVICGHCSNTFLWTEFSDCTLARCPHCRKVSSIGVGYPRRRSLLCLLLFLIFAASTAGLLVGTWKSAKSSKGIYVSWVLLLLLMFFTMARTIYWKCLKISEPLSNIT; from the exons ATGGCGGACGGGGAACGGTCACCGCTGCTGCCCGATCAGCACGACGGGACCAACGGCTTCTCTCCCGGTGCGAGCTCACACGGATATCTGCCGAAACCTCAGA gtTTAGCTCCGTTCCCCAGCTCAGTGGCACCTGGCGAGCCTCCACCCCCGTACTCCCCACAGGGCAGCCCGGACAGCAGCAGCGCTCCGGTCATCAGCTGCCGGGTTTGTCAAACCTCCATATCTGTGGAGGGCAAGACGCACCAGCATGTGGTGAAGTGCAACATCTGCAATGAAGCTACG CCCATTAAGAACGCTCCTGTTGGAAAGAAGTATGTCCGCTGTCCCTGCAACTGTCTGCTGATCTGCAAAGTGACATCGCAGAAGATCGCCTGTCCAAGACCGTACTG TAAACGCATCATCAACCTAGGTCCAGTCCACATTGGAGGGGACAGTCCTGAACCACGGCGTCAGCCTGTTGGCATCAGAGTCATCTGTGGACACTGCTCCAACACATTCCTG TGGACAGAGTTTTCAGACTGCACTTTGGCTCGATGTCCTCACTGCCGAAAAGT CTCTTCTATTGGTGTGGGGTACCCCAGAAGGAGGAGCCTGCTGTGCCTCCTGCTGTTTTTAATCTTCGCTGCCTCCACCGCAGGACTTTTG GTCGGCACCTGGAAGTCCGCCAAGAGCTCAAAAGGGATCTACGTGTCGTGGGTGCTCCTGCTCCTGCTCATGTTTTTCACCATGGCCAGAACCATCTACTGGAAGTGTCTAAAAATTAGTGAACCCTTATCCAATATCACATAG
- the LOC116332048 gene encoding type I phosphatidylinositol 4,5-bisphosphate 4-phosphatase-A-like isoform X2, whose product MADGERSPLLPDQHDGTNGFSPGLAPFPSSVAPGEPPPPYSPQGSPDSSSAPVISCRVCQTSISVEGKTHQHVVKCNICNEATPIKNAPVGKKYVRCPCNCLLICKVTSQKIACPRPYCKRIINLGPVHIGGDSPEPRRQPVGIRVICGHCSNTFLWTEFSDCTLARCPHCRKVSSIGVGYPRRRSLLCLLLFLIFAASTAGLLVGTWKSAKSSKGIYVSWVLLLLLMFFTMARTIYWKCLKISEPLSNIT is encoded by the exons ATGGCGGACGGGGAACGGTCACCGCTGCTGCCCGATCAGCACGACGGGACCAACGGCTTCTCTCCCG gtTTAGCTCCGTTCCCCAGCTCAGTGGCACCTGGCGAGCCTCCACCCCCGTACTCCCCACAGGGCAGCCCGGACAGCAGCAGCGCTCCGGTCATCAGCTGCCGGGTTTGTCAAACCTCCATATCTGTGGAGGGCAAGACGCACCAGCATGTGGTGAAGTGCAACATCTGCAATGAAGCTACG CCCATTAAGAACGCTCCTGTTGGAAAGAAGTATGTCCGCTGTCCCTGCAACTGTCTGCTGATCTGCAAAGTGACATCGCAGAAGATCGCCTGTCCAAGACCGTACTG TAAACGCATCATCAACCTAGGTCCAGTCCACATTGGAGGGGACAGTCCTGAACCACGGCGTCAGCCTGTTGGCATCAGAGTCATCTGTGGACACTGCTCCAACACATTCCTG TGGACAGAGTTTTCAGACTGCACTTTGGCTCGATGTCCTCACTGCCGAAAAGT CTCTTCTATTGGTGTGGGGTACCCCAGAAGGAGGAGCCTGCTGTGCCTCCTGCTGTTTTTAATCTTCGCTGCCTCCACCGCAGGACTTTTG GTCGGCACCTGGAAGTCCGCCAAGAGCTCAAAAGGGATCTACGTGTCGTGGGTGCTCCTGCTCCTGCTCATGTTTTTCACCATGGCCAGAACCATCTACTGGAAGTGTCTAAAAATTAGTGAACCCTTATCCAATATCACATAG